The DNA segment AATCCAAAAGCAATCGTTGTCGACGGAGCATCCCCAATCAAGGTGGATGATCCTTCCTTAATAAGAGGCAAACGGGTTCTGGTAGTCGAAGATGGTCCTACACTTACTCACGGCGAGATGAAAATAGGCGCAGGTGTTGTAGCCGCCCGGAAATTCGGTGCAGCCGAAATGGTTGATCCCCGTCCCTATACAGTCGGAAGACTGAGTGATACATTCGCACAATATCCGAATATCGGAACTCTTCTTCCTGCTATGGGATATGGAAAACAGCAGCTGAAAGACCTTGAGACTACAATCAACAATACAGATTGTGACAGTGTAATAATTGCCACACCTATCGACCTAAACAGGATTATTAAAATCAAGAAACCCAATACCAGGGTGTATTATGATCTTCAGGAGATTGGTGATCCAAACCTAACAGAGGTACTTGATGAGTTCATCAAAAAGCATAAGCTGAAAGGCGGTAAGAAATAAAACAAAAAAGGAGGTGAATGCCTCCTTTTTTATTTTCTATTTTCTTTTATACTTTTCTGTTCTGGCATCTTTTATAACCCCGCTCCAGTTCAGTCCGAATGCGAAATCATATACATTACCTTCCGAGTCGGTGTGGCAGGTCATATCATAAGGAACATCTTCTTTCTGAAGCTCCACAGTTTTCATATCGGCCGGCATCTGTAACGGAAGCAAACCATTTGGTTCAGCAACACCTGAAATGATATCAAGAAGAGCCTGATCCTGTACTTCAAATGAAAGAATAATAGCATTTGCCTCTTTTTCAAATTCACTGAAGATCATTGGCTTTGAAACTGCAACAGAAACAACTACAGGTTTTCCCTTCATTGCTTTTTTTGCATCGAGAACAAGGTTAAGATCTGCTTCGTTAGATGTTACAACGGACTTTCCTTTGTAGGTCCTGTTTGTGAATTTTTCGAGGGGATCACCTCCGGCAAGACTTGGATCTCGGGCTTCATTAGCTTTGTAAGGTTTATACTGAAGGCTTACAGGAACATAACCGGTTCCGCCTTTCTTCACATCAGCAGGATCATATCCGGTACCTGCATTAGGACTTCTAATAACAACAAGTGCGAAGTCGGCTTCAGCCGGATTATCAGTTACATTATAATACTTCTTAACAATCTCGATGTTGATCGGATAGTCTAATGAAGCCGGTGTCGGTTCCCCGAACATGCTTCTGCTAGCGGCTGTAAGTCTCTTTGGAATATAAACTGTTTTCTGTTTTGCTACAGGGAGTGTTTTATTCTGGTTTTTGACCATCACAACAGATTTAATCTGAGCATCATAGCCATCCTTCATAAAATCCTGATTGCCAACTATCTTTTTTGTCTCCTCCACATTGAGATAAGGATTTTCAAAAAGTCCGACCCTGAAGATATTCTTAAGCAGACGAACAGCTGATTGCTCCATGCGGGCTCTCATAAACTGTTCACCATGCTCCTTAACGCCCATCTGATAAGCCTCAATTACAGGACCGGCATCGTTGTTCCCGCCAAACTGGTCAACACCAGCCATTATGATCTTATAATGTCTTTCTGCAACACTGAGCAATTCTGCACCCCATGGAGTGGTTCCGAATCCGTCGATTGCTGTAACATCTTTCGTTACACCCCAATCAGTACATACAACTCCGTCAAAGTTGTACTTTCCTCTGAGAAGATCGTTTATGATATATTTATTGTAGCTGTTTCCTACATTCTCATTGTTTACATTATCAATCCCTGTGGAAATTGTATAGTATGGCATTACAGCTGAAGCCATTTTAGTTTCTCCCTCAAGCTTAAAAGCACCTTCTGTAAAAGGAATCAGATGATCAGCCAGGTTATTCCCAGGGTAAACAGCATATTTCCCATATGAGAAGTGAGCGTCTCTGCCGCCTTCTTCTGGTCCGCCTCCCGGCCAGTGCTTAACCATTGTATTAACACTTGTATATCCCCATCCACCTGATATTGCTTTCTCATTAAGTGAAGTCTGGAATCCGTCAACATATGCACGTGCCATATCAGCCGAAAGCTGCGGATTTTCACCAAAAGTACCGCTCACCCTGCTCCATCTTGGTTCAGTAGCCAGGTCGATCTGAGGAGAGAGTGCTGTTGAGATCCCAAGTGCACGGTATTCAATAGCGGCAACCTGTCCGAACCTTTTTACAACTGAAGCATCGAATGTGGCTGCCATACCAAGTGAACCAGGCCACATTGATATCTGCCCTGCTGATCCGATATTATATTCAGCATCTGAAACTGACCTATGTCTGGGATCAGAACTGTTATTTGCCGGTATGCCGTAGCCTATACCTTCACAAAGTGCCTGGACATTATTATTCCAAGTAGCTGCAACCTCCGGACTCTGAAAAGTTGTAACAAGGACATGCCGCAGATTATCATTAGTAAGAAATTTTTTCTGCTGGTCGCTGAGATCAGAAGGTTTTGCACCACTCTCAGCAAATGGTTTCCCATTATATGTACTGGCTCCGAATCGTGTGCCTCCCGCAGGAATTGCCTGGTGGGCACTGTAAAGCATAAGGCCAGCGATCTGTTCAATACTCAGTTTTGATGCTAAGTCTTTTGCACGGTCATCGGCACTCGTACGCCAGTCTTCATAGATATCAAGCTTTCCGTCCTTATTGAGGTCTTTAAAAGCCAAACCGCTTACTGTTAATATTTTAACACCGGAAGTTGTGTCATAACCAAGAGTTTGTCCTCCCTCGTTGGTTACAATTCTGAGTGATCCGGCACCGGTTTCACTCCATTTTTTACAACTGCTTAATGTAAAAATGCTAATAAGAGTTGCAATAAGAAATAAAGAGAATTTGTTTTTCATATTTGGTTGTTTAGGATAGTCTTTCTTTTAGTTTTTTTCCGGCTTCCTCGAACCCCGGCTTATTGAGCAGAGCAAACATATTTGATTTATAGGCTTCAACGCCAGGCTGGTCGAATGGATTGACATCAAGA comes from the Bacteroidales bacterium genome and includes:
- a CDS encoding glycoside hydrolase family 3 C-terminal domain-containing protein; the protein is MKNKFSLFLIATLISIFTLSSCKKWSETGAGSLRIVTNEGGQTLGYDTTSGVKILTVSGLAFKDLNKDGKLDIYEDWRTSADDRAKDLASKLSIEQIAGLMLYSAHQAIPAGGTRFGASTYNGKPFAESGAKPSDLSDQQKKFLTNDNLRHVLVTTFQSPEVAATWNNNVQALCEGIGYGIPANNSSDPRHRSVSDAEYNIGSAGQISMWPGSLGMAATFDASVVKRFGQVAAIEYRALGISTALSPQIDLATEPRWSRVSGTFGENPQLSADMARAYVDGFQTSLNEKAISGGWGYTSVNTMVKHWPGGGPEEGGRDAHFSYGKYAVYPGNNLADHLIPFTEGAFKLEGETKMASAVMPYYTISTGIDNVNNENVGNSYNKYIINDLLRGKYNFDGVVCTDWGVTKDVTAIDGFGTTPWGAELLSVAERHYKIIMAGVDQFGGNNDAGPVIEAYQMGVKEHGEQFMRARMEQSAVRLLKNIFRVGLFENPYLNVEETKKIVGNQDFMKDGYDAQIKSVVMVKNQNKTLPVAKQKTVYIPKRLTAASRSMFGEPTPASLDYPINIEIVKKYYNVTDNPAEADFALVVIRSPNAGTGYDPADVKKGGTGYVPVSLQYKPYKANEARDPSLAGGDPLEKFTNRTYKGKSVVTSNEADLNLVLDAKKAMKGKPVVVSVAVSKPMIFSEFEKEANAIILSFEVQDQALLDIISGVAEPNGLLPLQMPADMKTVELQKEDVPYDMTCHTDSEGNVYDFAFGLNWSGVIKDARTEKYKRK